The Devosia sp. 1566 sequence ACTCGGCGTCTTTGCCGCCCCCGGCCGTACTGCCGAGGACGAAAAGCTTGTCGCTCTCTATTTCGACGGCGGCTATGCAGCCAATGCCGCCGGCGCCAACAAGGAAGCGGCGCTCAAGTTCATCAACTATCTCGCCAGCACCGAGTTCGGTCAGGCCTTTGCCGACAACCTCAACAACATCTCTACCGCACCGGGCGTAACCTTCCAGGATCCGCTCCTGGCCGAGGTTGCCGAGCTCAATGCCACCTCGATCCCCTACCTGTTTCTCGTGAACTTCCGCTATGGCGAGCCCTCCGGCTCGGTGCTGATCCAGAGCGAAGTGCAAAAGCTGTTTGCCGGCGAAACCACGCCGGAAGCCGCGGGCCAAGCCATTACTGACGGGCCTTAAGGTCTGGTACGAGCCCTTCCAGGACTGATCACCCCTTCGCCCAATCCCTCCCTCGCCCACCGGCGGGGGAGATCCTAGCTGGAGAACACCATGCCGCAACTTCGCCTCACCGGGCGCGGGCTTTGGATCACGGCGCTGATCGTGCCGCCACTGGCCTTTGTGGCGCTGTTCGTCGTTTATCCGATCATCTCCGCCTTCGCTTATGCCTTCTTTGACTGGAACGGGCTGCTACGCGGCGAATTTGTCGGGCTCGACAACTTCCACACCGTGCTGTTCGTGGAGCCCTATGCCAGCTGGACCCGCAACGCTTTCTCCCACAACATCATCGTCTTTTTTGCCCTGATGGTGCTGCAGAACGGCCTGGGCTTTTTCCTTGCCTATGCGCTGTGGCGCGAACTACCCGGCGCCCGCTTTCACCGCATCGCGGTGTTCCTGCCCGTCGTGCTCTCGACCATCATTGTCGGCTATCTCTTCAAGCTCTTCCTTCATCCGCTGTTCGGCGTCGTCAACATCAGCCTGCGCGGCATGGGCCTGGGCGAGCTGGCGCAACCTTGGCTCGGGCAAAGCTCAACCGCGCTTTGGGCCCTGATCGCCGCCAATGCCTGGCACATGGTCGGCTTTCCCACCCTTGTCTTCCTCGCCGGCATGCAGCGCATCCCCACGGAAATGCTTGATGCCGTGCGCATGGAAACCCGCAGCGAATGGGTCAAGATCACCAAGATTGTCTGGCCGCTCGTCGCGCCCAGCGCCACCGTCGTCTTCGTCTTGCTGTTTGTGGGCGCGTTTAACTGGTTCGAGCTGCCCTATGTGATGGCGGGGCTCGATGGCTCGCCCTTTGGCTCTACCGACGTGCTGGGCCTTTATTTTTACCGCACCGCCTTCGGTAATGTGTCCTCTGGTCAGCAAGACTTCGGTCTGGGCAGTGCCCTTGCCGTGCTGATCTTCCTCTTCATCGCCGCCGTCGCCGGCGTCATCACGGTGCGCCTGCGCGCACGGGAGATCCAGTTGTGAGCACTGTTACCAGCACTTACAGCGATCGTCCCGGCCTCATCGCCACCCTAGGGCGTGACGGGCTGATCCAGATTATCCTGATCGCCAACACCTTCATCATGCTGGCGCCCATCGTC is a genomic window containing:
- a CDS encoding sugar ABC transporter permease; the protein is MPQLRLTGRGLWITALIVPPLAFVALFVVYPIISAFAYAFFDWNGLLRGEFVGLDNFHTVLFVEPYASWTRNAFSHNIIVFFALMVLQNGLGFFLAYALWRELPGARFHRIAVFLPVVLSTIIVGYLFKLFLHPLFGVVNISLRGMGLGELAQPWLGQSSTALWALIAANAWHMVGFPTLVFLAGMQRIPTEMLDAVRMETRSEWVKITKIVWPLVAPSATVVFVLLFVGAFNWFELPYVMAGLDGSPFGSTDVLGLYFYRTAFGNVSSGQQDFGLGSALAVLIFLFIAAVAGVITVRLRAREIQL